From Streptomyces sp. NBC_00370, a single genomic window includes:
- a CDS encoding ATP-binding protein, with translation MTDAPVGGGTDTVPVGPAGPTKKAILAGLRWTSLRLRLVVVFGAVALTAAVSASGIAYWLNREAVLTRTQDSALDSFKQEMQNRAAVLPLRPRQDDLRTTARQMAGDNTGDNVLLLGEDSEGKQIVGASDPDAFALKDVPDALRQAVNERQKVTSGNRYPYHLFWQRTERDGKPYLVGGTRITGGGPTGYLFKSLDQERADLNSLAWSLGIATGLALIGSALLAQAAATTVLRPVQRLGEAARRLGEGRLGTRLRVSGTDELADLSRTFNSAAESLQKRVADMSAREESSRRFVADMSHELRTPLTALTAVTEILEDEAENLDPMIAPAVTLVVSETRRLNELVENLMEVTRFDAGTARLVLDDVDVADQVTACIDARAWLDAVELDAERGTMARLDPRRLDVILANLIGNALKHGGSPVRVAVRTEGDELVIEVRDHGPGIPEDVLPHVFDRFYKASASRPRSEGSGLGLSIAMENAHIHGGDITARNVPDGGAMFVLRLPRDGSEAADRDADGDGAGGGGGAR, from the coding sequence GTGACCGACGCACCGGTGGGGGGCGGGACGGACACCGTCCCGGTGGGTCCTGCGGGCCCGACGAAGAAGGCGATCCTGGCGGGGCTGCGCTGGACCAGTCTGCGGCTGCGGCTCGTGGTCGTCTTCGGCGCCGTCGCGCTGACCGCCGCCGTCTCGGCGTCGGGGATCGCGTACTGGCTCAACCGCGAGGCGGTGCTGACCCGTACGCAGGATTCGGCGCTCGACAGCTTCAAGCAGGAGATGCAGAACCGCGCCGCCGTACTGCCGTTGCGGCCGCGCCAGGACGATCTGCGCACCACGGCGCGGCAGATGGCCGGTGACAACACCGGGGACAACGTGCTGCTGCTCGGCGAGGACAGCGAGGGCAAGCAGATCGTGGGCGCTTCGGACCCGGACGCCTTCGCGCTGAAAGATGTGCCCGACGCGCTGCGGCAGGCGGTGAACGAGCGGCAGAAGGTCACGTCAGGCAACCGGTATCCGTACCACCTCTTCTGGCAGCGCACCGAGCGCGACGGCAAGCCGTACCTGGTGGGCGGCACCCGTATCACCGGCGGCGGGCCGACCGGTTATCTGTTCAAGTCCCTGGACCAGGAGCGGGCCGATCTCAACTCGCTCGCCTGGTCGCTGGGGATCGCGACGGGGCTGGCGCTGATCGGCTCGGCGCTGCTGGCGCAAGCGGCGGCGACGACCGTGCTCAGGCCGGTGCAGCGGCTCGGCGAGGCGGCGCGGCGGCTCGGCGAGGGCCGGCTCGGCACCCGGCTGCGGGTCTCCGGCACCGACGAACTGGCCGATCTTTCCCGGACGTTCAACAGCGCCGCCGAGTCGTTGCAGAAGCGGGTCGCCGACATGAGCGCCCGCGAGGAGTCGAGCCGCCGCTTCGTCGCCGACATGTCGCACGAGCTGCGTACGCCGCTGACCGCGCTCACGGCGGTGACGGAGATCCTGGAGGACGAGGCGGAGAACCTCGACCCGATGATCGCGCCGGCCGTGACGCTGGTGGTGAGCGAGACCCGCAGGCTCAACGAGCTGGTGGAGAACCTGATGGAGGTGACCCGCTTCGACGCGGGTACGGCGCGGCTCGTCCTGGACGATGTCGACGTCGCCGACCAGGTCACCGCGTGCATCGACGCGCGCGCCTGGCTGGACGCCGTGGAACTGGACGCCGAGCGGGGCACGATGGCGCGGCTCGATCCGCGCAGGCTCGACGTCATCCTGGCGAATCTGATCGGCAACGCGCTCAAGCACGGCGGCTCGCCGGTGCGGGTGGCGGTGCGTACCGAGGGCGACGAGCTGGTGATCGAGGTACGGGACCACGGCCCTGGCATCCCCGAGGACGTCCTGCCGCATGTCTTCGACCGCTTCTACAAGGCGAGCGCGTCCCGGCCGCGCTCCGAGGGCAGTGGCCTGGGGCTGTCGATCGCGATGGAGAACGCGCACATCCACGGCGGCGACATCACGGCGCGCAACGTGCCGGACGGCGGCGCGATGTTCGTCCTGCGGCTGCCGCGCGACGGGTCGGAGGCGGCCGACAGGGACGCCGACGGCGACGGGGCGGGCGGCGGGGGCGGGGCGCGGTGA
- the afsQ1 gene encoding two-component system response regulator AfsQ1 has protein sequence MPFLLLIEDDDAIRTALELSLSRQGHRVATAATGEDGLKLLREQRPDLIVLDVMLPGIDGFEVCRRIRRTDQLPIILLTARSDDIDVVVGLESGADDYVVKPVQGRVLDARIRAVLRRGERESTDSATFGGVVIDRSAMTVTKNGEDLQLTPTELRLLLELSRRPGQALSRQQLLRLVWEHDYLGDSRLVDACVQRLRAKVEDVPSSPTLIRTVRGVGYRLDAPS, from the coding sequence GTGCCTTTCCTGTTGCTGATCGAGGACGACGACGCCATCCGCACGGCCCTCGAACTCTCGCTGTCACGCCAGGGCCATCGAGTGGCCACCGCGGCGACGGGAGAGGACGGCCTGAAGCTGCTCAGAGAGCAGCGGCCCGATCTGATCGTGCTGGATGTGATGCTGCCCGGAATTGACGGTTTCGAGGTGTGCAGGCGCATCAGGCGTACGGATCAATTGCCGATCATTCTGCTGACCGCGCGCAGCGACGACATCGACGTGGTCGTCGGTCTTGAGTCCGGCGCCGACGACTATGTCGTCAAGCCCGTCCAGGGCCGGGTGCTGGACGCCCGGATCAGGGCCGTGCTGCGGCGTGGCGAACGGGAGTCGACGGATTCGGCGACGTTCGGCGGGGTGGTGATCGACCGCTCCGCGATGACGGTCACGAAGAACGGCGAGGATCTGCAGCTCACGCCGACCGAGCTGCGGCTGCTGCTGGAGCTGAGCCGGCGGCCGGGACAGGCGCTGTCGCGCCAGCAGTTGCTGCGGCTGGTGTGGGAGCACGACTATCTGGGCGACTCGCGTCTGGTGGACGCGTGTGTGCAGCGGCTGCGGGCCAAGGTGGAGGACGTGCCGTCGTCGCCGACGCTGATCCGTACGGTGCGCGGGGTGGGCTACCGGCTGGACGCGCCTTCGTGA